A stretch of DNA from Chelonoidis abingdonii isolate Lonesome George chromosome 8, CheloAbing_2.0, whole genome shotgun sequence:
tgcacttttcactattaaatttcatcctattactattactccagtttacaaggtcatccagatcttcctgtatgatatcccggtccttctctgtgttagcaatacctcccagctttgtgtcatccgcaaactttattagcacattcccactttttgtgccaaggtcagtaataaaaagattaaataagattggtcccaaaacgatccctgaggaactccactagtaacctccttccagcctgacagttcacctttcagtacgacccgttgtagtctcccctttaaccagttccttatccacctttcaattttcatattgatccccatcttttccaatttaactaataattccccatgtggaaccgtatcaaatgccttactgaaatcgaggtaaattagaacaggcctatagttactcggatcactttttttccctttcttaaaaaataggaactatgttagcaattctccagttgtatGGTACAACCCCTTCAATTTTTCTGAAATTCCCTAAATTAAGAGGACTCAGAACAAGGTCATGATACATTGTGAAATCTTATAAAAATGCCAAGTGTCTCCTAAAATTTTTGAGGAAACAGTGTCTGAATTGCAGTTCCATAGTGTCAGAGAGAAAGGTAAATGAAAAATTCTCATCCATTTGTGGTGTGGGCACTGTGTGAGTAAATCCCCTTTACCACTTTCTCCCCGTACCACTTGCCTTTGATTTTGACATGCCTTAGCTCCATTGACTGCAAAAGTTGGAGGTAGTTGGATCTTCTTCATGGTGCTGTGCTGCACTCCTATAAAATCAGTAGTCTGTCCTTTCCTCTTGGGGTGTATTTCTCAAACTACCCAAATGCAAGGCAAAATGTGTGACAAAGACCTACAGTGAGGGCACAGAACTTAAAATGCTGTGTGATTCCTTCTTTTAGTGTAAATAACTTTCTGTACCCTCCATTGcatgattctttatttctgaaatgaaatgggaCCATTCCTCAGGATGGGACAGTTGAGGtgtgtcttagggcttgtctacactttgaAGTGCCTCAGGGATACAGCTGCATGGctatagtgcttcagtgtagatgctaACTACATTAACCGGAGGGGTTCTCCCactgatgtaggtaatccacctccctgagaggtggtagctaggtcgaggGAAGAATGTTTACACTTGGGATAAAGTTGGCTTAACCACTcaggatttttcacactcctgagcgatgcAGCTAAGCTGACTTtaatttctagtgtagatcaggccttagggacagaaattattttcttcttctgctcCAGTGATTCTGGTTATACGGACAAGTAGCTGTTCAATCAATCATACACTTCTGTAACTCAGCTTATTACCTGAAATTTTTGTTCCTGTGCAGAGAAATTAATTGATGGATCAACTAGACTTTATTCAAGGagctgtttgttctgtttttttaaatctgtaggtTGTCTtactcctgcacccctcctgtgtTGCTGCAATGACTGGAAAGTCCCTGCTCTTAAAAGTCATTCTCCTGGGGGATGGTGGAGTTGGGAAAAGTTCCCTCATGAACCGTTATGTCACCAACAAGTTTGACTCGCAGGCTTTCCACACCATAGGGGTAGAGTTCTTAAACCGCGATTTGGAAGTGGATGGACGTTTTGTGACCCTCCAGATTTGGGACACAGCAGGGCAGGAGCGTTTCAAGAGCCTGCGAACCCCCTTTTACAGAGGAGCAGACTGTTGCCTGCTGACCTTTAGTGTAGATGACCGCCAGAGCTTCGAGAACCTGGGCAACTGGCAGAAGGAGTTCGTCTATTATGCAGATGTGAAGGACCCTGGCCACTTCCCATTTGTGGTCCTGGGCAACAAGATAGACAAACTTGAGAGGCAAGTGACCACAGAAGAGGCCCAAGCATGGTGTTTAGAAAATGGGAATTACCCTTATCTGGAAACCAGTGCCAAGGATGACACCAATGTGGCAGTGGCCTTTGAGGAAGCTGTGCGGCAGGTGCTGGCTGtggaggagcagctggagcaTTGCATGTTGGGGAACACTATTGACCTGCACAGCAGTTCCAAATCAGGATCTTCATGTTGTTAGGAGTCACCTGGGGATTGTACCCAGGACTGAGTGTTTAAACAGAACACGTGCAAATGGCTCTTGGGCATGCTGAGGTATGCAGACAGAAAGGACAATGGGTGGGGTCACTGGCTATAGGAGTCGCAGCCTTTCTTAGCTGAATAACAGTTGGAGTCTATGGGTGTGAAGAAAAGGATTTAGAGGAGAGATCTAGTTAGGTGCATTTGGAAGtagttctcccccctccctcctttcttgcTAACAGATCTAAGGATAGGGTTAATCTGAGAGGGTTGCAAATTATGGTCTGTGCCAAGATTTAGCCACAAAAATGACACTTGCAGAGTGCTGGACATTCCccacattattttattaatgaactgAAAAGTACTAAGCCCTCTAACCTCTGCTGCACCTCATGACTGTACATTGCCAAAGTAAGGTTTGATCAGTTTGCTGCAAATAATAAAACCAAACAGGAAGATTTCAACCTTGAATTGGCATGAGGATGCCAGGTACAGAAATGACTGACAGTTCTGTTGCTTAGGTTAATCTCCTGGCATCCTGCCCTGCCCTAGTCTTTCTGACCCTCTCAAAAGAGACTTGCTGTGTGGTAGAACGATGCTATGAGTGCATCACGCTGGAAAGTAACAATATTCCAATAATTTGAAGAACAGGGTATGAGGGAGTGGAGTATGTTTGAATGTTGCAGCCTTAATTCTAGATAGCTGCCTACCATGGTCAGTTTTCTTCCCACATGTAACTTTGCTCCATATGGATGTTACTTTCCTAGTGTGACTAGCCTCCTCCTAGTTTGTGTGTgcccttgttttttttctgaggcTCAACACTAGATGGACCTGCTCAGCTTTTGGGTGACACTGGGCAAATCCTACCTCACTCATAGTCTCAATGTCTTGCCTGTGAGGAAGGCTTTAGAATGAATGTGGATGACAGTAGACTCTGTGTGAATCTTTTGTGGGTCTCTGTGCCATGTAATTACCAACAGATCATGGCCCCAGCCACAGGCTCCTACACTGTCAATGGACTGAATGACAACTCCTAGAAGTGCAGATGACTGGGCCTGTAAAACCACCCTTTCGTAGGTGCGCTGGTGTAGCGGCCCTGGTTCTGGCTGTGCTTTGTTAGCCCAAGGGTCACTGTCTTAAGCCACTTCAACTCATCTCCTTTAATCTGGATGCTGCAGCTCTGAATCAATTAAATCTGCCCTCTTCAGGACCTAAGAGCAGCCAGGATACTGGGAGTTAATTACTGGTGAGGAGGACAGACCTAACAGGTGTCTCATTGCACTGTCCTGTTTTCTCCAAAAAGGTGAGGAGTTCAGTGAGCTCTGCATTTACTGCAGTTTTAGTGATCTGGTTGATAGATCTGAGGGGTAGGGAAGCCATTTCAGCTAATTGAATCTTCCTTACTGGGATGACTGGCTTCAGTCAATGgggaggagctctgggcagcCTCAAAATggctgaaaatcaaaattttgtaGAGAAAACATATTACAAATAAACCTGGGGCTTTGCTAACCCAGGGCCTGTATGTGGCTACCAGTCTCAAGCTATCCATCTGTAGCATTGGGATCAGTGCTTGCTTGCTACTGTGTATTCTGCAGATTTATGCTTTGTTTATCCAAGACTATGTTCTGATGACTGTCTGTAACTGTAGAGAGACCTGTTTCAGAGAGAGCTCCCCTGCAGTCATATCAATGGTGAGGAGCGCAGCCATCATGGGCGCAGTTGATCCCAGGTTCCCCTGTGTGAGCCTTGATGGTAAGTCTCACAGCTCAAATACAGCAGCTTTGTTAACTTTGTCTGCTGGACAATGGAAGTTAGTCTCAGTTGCCTCTAGGCTCCTGCTCTGCAGGGGGAGTGTGTACTTTGCATTAACACAAGATAAGTCCCCTCTCTCTGCAGGGCAATAATGTGGAAGTGATGATAGCTGCAAAGGTACTATAAT
This window harbors:
- the RAB9B gene encoding ras-related protein Rab-9B codes for the protein MTGKSLLLKVILLGDGGVGKSSLMNRYVTNKFDSQAFHTIGVEFLNRDLEVDGRFVTLQIWDTAGQERFKSLRTPFYRGADCCLLTFSVDDRQSFENLGNWQKEFVYYADVKDPGHFPFVVLGNKIDKLERQVTTEEAQAWCLENGNYPYLETSAKDDTNVAVAFEEAVRQVLAVEEQLEHCMLGNTIDLHSSSKSGSSCC